The window CCAGGCGCGCAAGGCGGGTAACTTTGGCTGGCCGTATTTTGTAGGCAACAACTTTGCCTACTCGCACTGGGATTTTGTTACAGGCACACCCGGGCCAATGTTTGATGCTAAACGCCCGGTAAATAACTCGCCCAATAATACAGGCCTAAATGTATTGCCGCCGGCTACGCCAGCCATGATCTGGTACCCCTATGCTGCATCGGATGAGTTCCCGGAGCTGGGGTTAGGCGGACGCTGTGCTATCGGGGGCGATTTTTACGAGTATAACGCCAATGTTAAAAACCCCAATAAGTTCCCTGATTATTACGACGGCAAATTGTTTGTGGCCGACTGGATGCGCAACTGGGTAATAAGCCTCACGTTTGATGAAAACGAAAACTATGTACGCAACGAAGCCTTTATGCCCGCCAATGGCGATTTCAGGAGGCCTATAGATATGCAATTTGGCCCCGATGGTGCTTTATATATGCTGGAATACGGATCGGTGTACGGGGCGCAAAACGAAGATGCCCGCCTGGTGAAAATTGAATACAACACCGGCAACCGTGTGCCCATTGCTAAAGCAGGTATTACTGATACTGCTATGCAAGCCTACTACCAGCATACCAAATATCTTACTGCCGAGTTGAAAGAAATGCCGGTAAAAAAAGAGATATCGGGTCAGGCACCGCTAACTGTAGGTTTTAACAGCCAGAACAGTAAAGATTTGGATGATGACGATAAAATAACCTATCAGTGGTTGTTTGATGGTAAAACAGTGGGTGCTAACACAGCTTCGGCAAGCTATACCTACACTAAGCCGGGTGTTTACAAGGCTATTTTAAAAGTTACCGATAAAGGTGGTGCTACAGGGCGCGATACGATTATGGTGAGGGTGGGCAATACCCGGCCGGTAGTTACCATTACCGGCACCGGCAATAAATCATTCATCCAAAAAGGGCAACCCTTTAAATACCATGTGGTGGTAAAGGATAAAGAAGACGGTAAGATAGACCCTAAACGGGTGAAATTATATTACATCTACAATCCACAGCCATCAGCAGATGGTAAAACGGTGCAAAATCTGGCTGCTTTATCGGCCAGCGAAATAAGCTATCCCGGTAAGGCGTTGATGGCCAACAGCGATTGTAAATCGTGCCACCTGGCCAGCAAAACAGCGGTAGGGCCAAGCTTTATAGCAATAGCCAAAAGGTATAAAACACAAAAAGGATCGGTTGATAAGCTATCCAAAAAGATCATAGCCGGTGGCGCGGGCAGCTGGGGAACCGAGCATGTCATGAGCGCGCACCCACAGCTTTCGGCAGCCGATACCAAGGAGATTGTAAAATACATTTTCTCACTTACCGACAAAAAGGGTAAGGCTACTGCCTTACCACTTACCGGCAGCCTGAACCTGAAATTTAGCGATGCCGAACCGCGCGGGCAGTACACGCTGTTTGCATCCTACACTGATAAAGGCGGTAAGGCAGTTGGTCCGCTTACCGGTACCGATGTGGTAACCTTACGCAATGCCGATGTAAAGGCAGTTTATGCTGATGAATTAAAAGGCTTCAATCGTTTCAAGGACGATTTGTCGTTGGGCAATCATAAGTCGTTTGTGTTGTTCAGGGATGTGGATTTAACCGATATTAAAAAACTGAGCTTTCAATACGCATCAAAGGGTGTTGATGGCCAGATTGAAGTACGGATGGATTCACAGGCTGGCCCCGTTATTTGCTCGGCAAATTATAGCGATACCGGCAGTTGGGATAAGCTGGCTTGGTTGAGTGGCGATGTGCAAAAAACAGTTACCGGCAAACATAACGTATTTGTTTTTGCCATTAAACGTACCAAACCAAATGATGGCATCCTTAAATTAAGCGATATTCGCTTCGGTGAATAATTAAAAACACATAGAATACCATATATGAAAACATCATCAGTAATTTTAAATGCCTGCGTGGGCTTAACTTTATTAACCTGTAATGCTTTTGCACAAAGCGGCAAGCCGGTTTTTATTGGTAAAATAGGCGTGCAAGCCTATACCTTCCGCAGTAGTATGCCCAGGGCAACGATATCCGTACTGGATACAATTAAAGCAATGGGTATAACTGAACTGGAAGGACAGGAACCCAAGGGCATGACGCCCGAAGCTTTCCGTAAGCTTTGTAACGAAAGAGGAATCAGCATCCCATCGATAGGAGCCGGGTATGATGATATAGTAAAAAGCCCGGCCCAGGTAGTGAAACAGGCTAAAGCGTTAGGTGCCAAATATGTAATGGTAGCCTGGATTCCGCATGGTAAGGAATTTACCCTGGAAGATGCCAAAAAAGCCGTTAACGA is drawn from Mucilaginibacter ginsenosidivorax and contains these coding sequences:
- a CDS encoding ThuA domain-containing protein, whose translation is MSLKLKLTCILLIGLSFGLYSFKKTVPRQHVLVFSKTLGWHHSCIPFGIAAIQKLGKENNFDVDTTTNSEAFTDENLKKYDAVIFQCTTGNVLNAMQQAAFERYIQAGGGYAGFHSAADTEYDWPWYGKLVGAYFSSHPNNSNIRTATIDVTDRTNPITAGLPARWERTDEWYNYKSIYGGIHVLASLDENTYDGGTNGANHPITWFHEFDGGRSFYTGCGHTDESYSDPLFLGQMLGGIKYAMGNGKPLDYSKAYAKVSPDQTRFIKTVLISNVASPMELACAKDGRVFFTQLMGDFSVYNTKTNQFKVIHKFPITYQGGTGVIGLTLDPNFEINQFVYIYYMPEGQTIEPLNFQLSRFKLSPANVLDLKSEKILLKVPVQIVSGAHHGGSLAWDKNGNLYLSTGDSSSPFPADGYAPLDERPGKEHFSLDAQRSAGNTNDFKGKILRIHPEADGTYTIPEGNLFPKGMAKTKPEIYVMGCRNPYRIAVNPNTSVLYWGEIGPDAGNDSPRGPRGYDEFNQARKAGNFGWPYFVGNNFAYSHWDFVTGTPGPMFDAKRPVNNSPNNTGLNVLPPATPAMIWYPYAASDEFPELGLGGRCAIGGDFYEYNANVKNPNKFPDYYDGKLFVADWMRNWVISLTFDENENYVRNEAFMPANGDFRRPIDMQFGPDGALYMLEYGSVYGAQNEDARLVKIEYNTGNRVPIAKAGITDTAMQAYYQHTKYLTAELKEMPVKKEISGQAPLTVGFNSQNSKDLDDDDKITYQWLFDGKTVGANTASASYTYTKPGVYKAILKVTDKGGATGRDTIMVRVGNTRPVVTITGTGNKSFIQKGQPFKYHVVVKDKEDGKIDPKRVKLYYIYNPQPSADGKTVQNLAALSASEISYPGKALMANSDCKSCHLASKTAVGPSFIAIAKRYKTQKGSVDKLSKKIIAGGAGSWGTEHVMSAHPQLSAADTKEIVKYIFSLTDKKGKATALPLTGSLNLKFSDAEPRGQYTLFASYTDKGGKAVGPLTGTDVVTLRNADVKAVYADELKGFNRFKDDLSLGNHKSFVLFRDVDLTDIKKLSFQYASKGVDGQIEVRMDSQAGPVICSANYSDTGSWDKLAWLSGDVQKTVTGKHNVFVFAIKRTKPNDGILKLSDIRFGE